A single genomic interval of Xiphophorus couchianus chromosome 2, X_couchianus-1.0, whole genome shotgun sequence harbors:
- the clpxb gene encoding ATP-dependent Clp protease ATP-binding subunit clpX-like, mitochondrial isoform X2, with protein MSCPCTSAARLFLNSAHRGLSCSRFQLFSLSRRGSRETRFHPRVCVRSFSETAVCYAAKDGTTKDSGSDSGKKSVGDGKRMSGSGGSGKGGSQLRCPKCGDPCTHVETFVSSTRFVKCEKCHHFFVVLSETDSKKGLNKEAESEAELVRRAFAQKPPPPPKKIYAYLDKYVVGQSYAKKVLAVAVYNHYKRIYNNIPAGSRQQVEVEKQPSLTPRELLQIAGISPHGNALGATMQQQASQQPPQEKRGGEVLDSTHAEIKLEKSNIILLGPTGSGKTLLAQTLARCLDVPFAICDCTTLTQAGYVGEDIESVIAKLLQDANYSVEKAQQGIVFLDEVDKIGSVPGIHQLRDVGGEGVQQGLLKLLEGTIVNVPEKNSRKLRGETVQVDTTNILFVASGAFNGLDRIISRRKNEKYLGFGTPSNLGKGRRAAAAADLANSSGETDAVAEIEEKDRLLKHVEARDLIEFGMIPEFVGRLPVVVPLHSLDEDTLVRILTEPRNAVVPQYQALFSMDKCELNVTPDALRAIARLALERKTGARGLRSIMEKLLLEPMFEVPHSDIGAVELDKDVVQGKTQPRYIRTPAKDSAEEEYDSGIEEENWPRQADAANN; from the exons GGTTGTCATGTTCCCGATTCCAGTTGTTCTCCCTGAGTCGTCGGGGGTCTCGGGAAACTCGTTTCCAtccacgtgtgtgtgtgaggtcgTTTTCAGAAACGGCCGTCTGTTACGCTGCTAAAGATGGGACAACAAAGGACAGTGGGAGTGACAGTGGAAAG aaaagtgtCGGTGATGGGAAGAGGATGTCTGGCTCTGGAGGGTCAGGAAAAGGTGGAAGCCAGCTACGTTGCCCCAAATGTGGAGACCCCTGCACACATGTAGAGACCTTTGTAT caTCAACACGGTTTGTGAAATGCGAGAAGTGTCATCACTTTTTTGTGGTCTTGTCTGAAACGGACTCTAAAAAAGGGCTAAACAAAGAGGCCGAATCAGAAGCCGAGTTAGTGAGACGGGCTTTTGCACAGAAACCGCCTCCGCCTCCCAAGAAG atttatgcCTACCTGGATAAGTATGTTGTTGGCCAGTCGTATGCGAAGAAGGTCTTGGCAGTGGCCGTGTATAATCACTACAAGCGCATCTACAACAACATCCCTGCAGGCAGCCGACAgcaggtggaggtggagaagcAGCCATCTTTAACGCCACGAG aactGCTGCAGATCGCAGGGATCAGTCCCCATGGTAACGCTCTGGGCGCCACCATGCAGCAGCAGGCGAGCCAGCAGCCGCCTCAGGAGAAGAGGGGCGGCGAAGTCCTGGACTCTACTCACGCTGAGATTAAACTGGAGAAAAGCAACATTATACTCCTCGGTCCTACCGGTTCAG GAAAAACATTGCTGGCGCAGACGCTGGCCCGCTGTCTTGATGTTCCGTTTGCGATTTGCGACTGCACCACCCTCACTCAAGCTGGATATGTGGGCGAGGACATCGAGTCGGTCATTGCCAAACTTCTGCAGGATGCCAACTACTCAGTGGAGAAAGCACAACAAG GTATTGTGTTCCTGGATGAAGTTGATAAGATTGGCAGCGTTCCTGGGATCCATCAGCTGAGAGATGTGGGAGGAGAGGGAGTTCAGCAG GGTTTGCTGAAACTCCTGGAGGGTACAATCGTCAACGTTCCAGAGAAAAACTCCAGAAAGCTGAGAGGTGAAACGGTGCAGGTCGACACAACCAACATCCTTTTTGTTGCTTCGGGAGCCTTCAACGGCCTCGACAGGATAATAAGCCGAAGAAAGAATGAAAAG TATTTGGGATTTGGAACGCCCTCTAACTTGGGGAAAGGTCGCAGGGCGGCCGCTGCAGCAGACCTGGCCAACAGCAGCGGCGAGACGGACGCGGTCGCGGAGATCGAGGAGAAGGACCGGCTGCTCAAGCATGTCGAGGCGAGGGACCTGATCGAGTTCGGCATGATTCCGGAGTTTGTCGGCCGTCTTCCTGTTGTTGTTCCTCTGCACAGCCTGGATGAAGACACTCTGGTCCGAATCTTGACTGAACCACGAAACGCTGTGGTTCCACAGTACCAGGCTCTGTTCAGCATGGACAAA tGTGAACTTAACGTGACCCCGGATGCCTTGAGAGCCATCGCCAGATTGGCTTTGGAGAGGAAAACTGGAGCTCGTGGCCTCAGATCCATtatg GAGAAACTTCTTCTTGAGCCCATGTTTGAGGTGCCTCACTCAGATATCGGTGCTGTTGAACTGGACAAAGATGTCGTTCAGGGAAAAACGCAGCCTAGATACATCCG AACCCCCGCCAAGGATTCGGCAGAGGAGGAGTACGACTCCGGCATCGAGGAGGAGAACTGGCCCCGGCAGGCTGACGCTGCTAACAACTGA
- the clpxb gene encoding ATP-dependent Clp protease ATP-binding subunit clpX-like, mitochondrial isoform X1, whose translation MSCPCTSAARLFLNSAHRGLSCSRFQLFSLSRRGSRETRFHPRVCVRSFSETAVCYAAKDGTTKDSGSDSGKKSVGDGKRMSGSGGSGKGGSQLRCPKCGDPCTHVETFVSSTRFVKCEKCHHFFVVLSETDSKKGLNKEAESEAELVRRAFAQKPPPPPKKIYAYLDKYVVGQSYAKKVLAVAVYNHYKRIYNNIPAGSRQQVEVEKQPSLTPRELEMRRREDEYRFTKLLQIAGISPHGNALGATMQQQASQQPPQEKRGGEVLDSTHAEIKLEKSNIILLGPTGSGKTLLAQTLARCLDVPFAICDCTTLTQAGYVGEDIESVIAKLLQDANYSVEKAQQGIVFLDEVDKIGSVPGIHQLRDVGGEGVQQGLLKLLEGTIVNVPEKNSRKLRGETVQVDTTNILFVASGAFNGLDRIISRRKNEKYLGFGTPSNLGKGRRAAAAADLANSSGETDAVAEIEEKDRLLKHVEARDLIEFGMIPEFVGRLPVVVPLHSLDEDTLVRILTEPRNAVVPQYQALFSMDKCELNVTPDALRAIARLALERKTGARGLRSIMEKLLLEPMFEVPHSDIGAVELDKDVVQGKTQPRYIRTPAKDSAEEEYDSGIEEENWPRQADAANN comes from the exons GGTTGTCATGTTCCCGATTCCAGTTGTTCTCCCTGAGTCGTCGGGGGTCTCGGGAAACTCGTTTCCAtccacgtgtgtgtgtgaggtcgTTTTCAGAAACGGCCGTCTGTTACGCTGCTAAAGATGGGACAACAAAGGACAGTGGGAGTGACAGTGGAAAG aaaagtgtCGGTGATGGGAAGAGGATGTCTGGCTCTGGAGGGTCAGGAAAAGGTGGAAGCCAGCTACGTTGCCCCAAATGTGGAGACCCCTGCACACATGTAGAGACCTTTGTAT caTCAACACGGTTTGTGAAATGCGAGAAGTGTCATCACTTTTTTGTGGTCTTGTCTGAAACGGACTCTAAAAAAGGGCTAAACAAAGAGGCCGAATCAGAAGCCGAGTTAGTGAGACGGGCTTTTGCACAGAAACCGCCTCCGCCTCCCAAGAAG atttatgcCTACCTGGATAAGTATGTTGTTGGCCAGTCGTATGCGAAGAAGGTCTTGGCAGTGGCCGTGTATAATCACTACAAGCGCATCTACAACAACATCCCTGCAGGCAGCCGACAgcaggtggaggtggagaagcAGCCATCTTTAACGCCACGAG AGCTAGAGATGAGAAGACGAGAGGATGAATACAGATTCACAA aactGCTGCAGATCGCAGGGATCAGTCCCCATGGTAACGCTCTGGGCGCCACCATGCAGCAGCAGGCGAGCCAGCAGCCGCCTCAGGAGAAGAGGGGCGGCGAAGTCCTGGACTCTACTCACGCTGAGATTAAACTGGAGAAAAGCAACATTATACTCCTCGGTCCTACCGGTTCAG GAAAAACATTGCTGGCGCAGACGCTGGCCCGCTGTCTTGATGTTCCGTTTGCGATTTGCGACTGCACCACCCTCACTCAAGCTGGATATGTGGGCGAGGACATCGAGTCGGTCATTGCCAAACTTCTGCAGGATGCCAACTACTCAGTGGAGAAAGCACAACAAG GTATTGTGTTCCTGGATGAAGTTGATAAGATTGGCAGCGTTCCTGGGATCCATCAGCTGAGAGATGTGGGAGGAGAGGGAGTTCAGCAG GGTTTGCTGAAACTCCTGGAGGGTACAATCGTCAACGTTCCAGAGAAAAACTCCAGAAAGCTGAGAGGTGAAACGGTGCAGGTCGACACAACCAACATCCTTTTTGTTGCTTCGGGAGCCTTCAACGGCCTCGACAGGATAATAAGCCGAAGAAAGAATGAAAAG TATTTGGGATTTGGAACGCCCTCTAACTTGGGGAAAGGTCGCAGGGCGGCCGCTGCAGCAGACCTGGCCAACAGCAGCGGCGAGACGGACGCGGTCGCGGAGATCGAGGAGAAGGACCGGCTGCTCAAGCATGTCGAGGCGAGGGACCTGATCGAGTTCGGCATGATTCCGGAGTTTGTCGGCCGTCTTCCTGTTGTTGTTCCTCTGCACAGCCTGGATGAAGACACTCTGGTCCGAATCTTGACTGAACCACGAAACGCTGTGGTTCCACAGTACCAGGCTCTGTTCAGCATGGACAAA tGTGAACTTAACGTGACCCCGGATGCCTTGAGAGCCATCGCCAGATTGGCTTTGGAGAGGAAAACTGGAGCTCGTGGCCTCAGATCCATtatg GAGAAACTTCTTCTTGAGCCCATGTTTGAGGTGCCTCACTCAGATATCGGTGCTGTTGAACTGGACAAAGATGTCGTTCAGGGAAAAACGCAGCCTAGATACATCCG AACCCCCGCCAAGGATTCGGCAGAGGAGGAGTACGACTCCGGCATCGAGGAGGAGAACTGGCCCCGGCAGGCTGACGCTGCTAACAACTGA
- the LOC114154133 gene encoding ubiquitin-associated protein 1-like, whose protein sequence is MMNILEDVPFQTPLGPLGVEIQMSTLPDISVPQCHQIMQETEYRFNLERWILTGQQPVSQVPSCPPYWLMFSTPPETHKLTPRGQDLWALRPRSHSLSSAEDCWLHHRAVKFLPADSDEEDGSYKDIAGVPRERPRSARDPVSRVKDMHLAHSSHRGKPGLSPVLKGHRATSSLPDCRPPLRALEQLRSQQASSLSQGQKNGKKRQRSLGRRFSQNTPPAQHSPSRPLQQRPSSARSVRNRRRKVMTTPGSRGVFFDSAAELLTALSQEERELLETITEKGYPLRTAILALQKTGYQNPEKVLKYLVACDRLCQLGYDEAQVEEALEMFQNCESKAAEFLHLLTQFDEMGFQQSAIKEVLLVHENHRERALEELMTRMA, encoded by the exons ATGATGAATATTCTGGAGGACGTTCCTTTTCAGACCCCTTTGGGACCGTTAGGTGTTGAGATACAGATGTCGACTTTACCTGATATTTCTGTACCACAATGCCATCAGATCATGCAGGAAACTGAg tatcgattcaatctggagagatgGATTTTAACTGGGCAGCAGCCGGTGAGTCAGGTTCCCTCTTGCCCCCCCTACTGGCTGATGTTCAGTACCCCTCCAGAAACCCACAAGCTCACTCCTAGGGGCCAGGATCTGTGGGCCCTCCGGCCCCGCAGCCACAGCCTGAGCTCCGCGGAGGACTGCTGGTTGCACCACCGCGCCGTCAAGTTCCTCCCAGCTGACTCCGATGAAGAAGATGGCTCATATAAGGACATCGCCGGGGTCCCCAGAGAACGGCCCCGCAGTGCCAGGGACCCAGTCTCCAGGGTCAAAGACATGCACCTCGCTCATTCCTCACACCGAGGTAAGCCGGGGTTATCTCCGGTCCTCAAAGGTCACAGAGCCACGTCTTCTCTCCCGGACTGCAGACCACCTTTACGCGCGCTGGAGCAGCTCAGATCACAGCAGGCAAGCTCGCTGTCTCAGGGACAGAAGAACGGCAAGAAGAGGCAACGCTCTCTGGGCAGACGGTTCTCCCAAAACACTCCGCCCGCCCAGCATTCTCCATCCAGGCCCCTGCAACAACGACCCTCCTCGGCTAGATCTGTCAGAAACCGCAGGAGAAAG GTCATGACAACTCCTGGCTCTCGTGGTGTTTTCTTTGACTCAGCAGCAGAGCTTCTGACAGCTCTCAGCCAGGAGGAGAGGGAGTTACTCGAAACCATCACAGAGAAAGGATACCCGTTACGCACTGCCATCCTGGCTCTGCAGAAAACTGGCTATCAGAATCCAGAGAAG GTCCTAAAATACCTGGTTGCATGTGATCGTCTTTGCCAGCTGGGCTACGATGAGGCACAAGTGGAGGAAGCTTTGGAGATGTTTCAGAATTGTGAGAGCAAG gCTGCGGAGTTCCTCCACTTGCTGACTCAGTTTGATGAGATGGGCTTCCAGCAGAGCGCAATCAAAGAAGTGCTGCTTGTTCATGAAAACCACCGTGAGCgggctctggaggagctgatgaCACGCATGGCTTAG
- the LOC114154126 gene encoding protein regulator of cytokinesis 1-like, with product MRKSQVHAAESVSYLNGALAKLQDIWEEIGIPEEQRMRRTNDVHKHIKGLLDLMIVEEQDLKKRLLKTIESCQKELSLLCSELQLPPYKEEGCTILQVEKNCRTHLEVMKGHKTQRMEDLKGLIAKDRELCDIMCTTPFSVDQHAVPSVKQLEAYRTYLDELTKEKEYRHDEFVRTKKEIIACMNDLEQNPETSFEMDVMCEDEEAFCLSNDNITALKRLLSQLQERKTENELICSSFRTKIQELWERLQVPQEERESFSEHMLGSKKKNVEALQAEVQRLELLKMHSMKSFIEAIRVEIAVLWKKCFYSDEQQHAFIAFYDDDFTEELLNLHEDEVRNLKKYHEDHKELFEGVTKWQDNWNLYLELDRKANDPSRFTNRGGNLLKEEKQRTELQKSLPKLEKALKAQIDSWEEEHGKEFLVNGQKFLEYVQQQWKEHHEKKEKDKLERQMKKTKQIQEDMLYGTMMRTPTKRRIAGTPTPGKMRKMNSTSTFSTPSSILGGTMCQTPSLKPPLSASKSLRTPGHGNTMRGLDRNKENLSHLRNPPCGTSKSQDAQDLTFTINSIAGSYSEFARDLSKAATSSVETGLLNSTVSHQ from the exons ATGAGAAAGAG TCAAGTCCATGCAGCAGAGTCCGTTTCCTACCTGAACGGGGCTCTAGCCAAGCTGCAGGATATTTGGGAAGAAATAGGGATCCCCGAAGAGCAGCGGATGCGGAGAACCAACGATGTACATAAGCACATTAAG GGCTTGCTGGATCTGATGATTGTTGAAGAGCAGGATCTAAAGAAGCGGTTGCTAAAAACCATTGAGTCATGTCAAAAGGAGCTCAGTCTTTTGTGCAGCGAACTGCAGCTGCCGCCCTATAAG GAGGAAGGCTGCACAATCCTGCAGGTGGAGAAGAACTGCCGCACTCATCTAGAAGTGATGAAAGGACACAAAACACAGCGAATGGAGGATCTTAAAGGTCTCATTGCCAAAGATCGTGAGCTGTGCGATATTATGTGCACCACGCCCTTTAGCGTTGACCAGCACGCCGTCCCATCGGTGAAGCAGCTCGAGGCATATCGTACCTACCTCGATGAGCTCACTAAAGAGAAG GAGTATCGTCATGATGAATTTGTGAGAACCAAGAAAGAGATCATCGCTTGCATGAATGACCTGGAACAGAATCCTGAGACCAGTTTCGAGATGGATGTGATGTGTGAGGACGAGGAGGCATTTTGTCTGTCTAATGACAACATTACTGCCCTGAAACGACTTCTTAGTCAG TTACAAGAGCGCAAGACAGAAAATGAGCTCATTTGTTCAAGCTTCCGAACAAAGATCCAGGAATTGTGGGAAAGGCTTCAGGTTCCTCAGGAGGAAAGGGAATCTTTTTCTGAGCACATGCTCGGCTCGAAGAAGAAGAACGTTGAGGCA CTCCAGGCAGAGGTCCAGCGGCTCGAGTTGTTGAAAATGCACAGCATGAAGAGTTTCATTGAGGCCATCAGAGTTGAGATTGCTGTTTTGTGGAAGAAATGCTTCTACAGTGATGAACAGCAGCATGCCTTCATTGCATTTTATGACG ATGATTTTACTGAGGAACTTCTGAACCTGCATGAGGACGAGGTCAGAAATCTGAAGAAGTACCATGAGGACCACAAGGAACTGTTCGAGGGAGTCACAAAATGGCAGGACAACTGGAACTTGTACTTGGAACTAGAT AGAAAGGCTAATGATCCTTCAAGATTTACCAACAGAGGGGGGAACCTCCTAAaggaagaaaagcagagaacTGAGCTGCAGAAAAGTTTACCCAAg ttggaGAAGGCTTTGAAGGCCCAGATCGATAGTTGGGAGGAGGAGCACGGCAAAGAGTTCCTTGTGAACGGACAGAAATTTCTGGAATATGTGCAGCAGCAGTGGAAAGAACACCAtgagaaaaaagagaaggaCAAACTTGAAAGG CAAATGAAGAAAACTAAGCAAATACAAGAGGATATGCTGTATGGAACAATGATGAGAACGCCAACTAAACGACGAATTGCAGGCACTCCCACGCCTGGAAAGATGAGAAAG ATGAATAGCACTTCGACCTTTTCCACTCCAAGCAGCATTCTTGGTGGAACCATGTGCCAGACCCCCTCACTGAAACCACCTCTGTCTGCCAGCAAG AGTCTGCGAACCCCAGGACACGGAAATACGATGCGGGGATTAGACCGGAATAAGGAAAACCTCTCCCATCTCAGAAATCCTCCATGTGGCACATCAAAGTCTCAGGATGCTCAAGATCTCACCTTTACCATTAACTCTATTGCGGGCTCCTACTCGGAATTTGCG AGGGACCTCTCAAAGGCTGCTACATCGTCTGTGGAGACGGGCCTGCTGAACTCCACGGTCAGCCATCAGTAA